Proteins encoded in a region of the Lycorma delicatula isolate Av1 chromosome 6, ASM4794821v1, whole genome shotgun sequence genome:
- the LOC142325996 gene encoding putative transcription factor p65 homolog isoform X2, which produces MDTNMRGAKGPTPTVRILEQPASKALRFRYECEGRSAGSIPGVNSTPENKTYPTIKIDNYQGRAMVLVSCVTKDRPYRPHPHNLVGKEGCKRGVCTVEVNTETMTATFANLGIQCIKKKDIEEALRLREELRIDPFKTGFAHKNQTSTIDLNAVRLCFQVFLEGPKPNEFKRPIPSPVVSEPIYDKKAMSDLVIVKLSHCSATVAGGQEVILLCEKVAKEDIAVRLFEEQDGNIVWEGLCDFTPAQVHKQVAIFFRTPRYKTIDVNGTVQVSIQLLRPSDKATSEALPFLLTPIDAEIKRKRKKGSYSSNNQDMPVKSPINTQDMFKHLEETNHYLSMQPGSTTMDNAQQIKLEPNVFVNVSPIYNSPSPSPGDYGATTSGYNPPIYSQPPGSVHPVYSPTMHENMYVSQPSYSPNSPIQQVDVQMNTPGINQLLDSHQLSRMSPQDIKPINDLSSAQVQISRSPQSILLPMNDLSGSAVQLNQMSPQPQTHNVMQNQQQQQQSHVQQQASDELNTPTVSATGIEEHSIPGGNNYSDDSHPHMSDFNSDLAIILADMDTGALSQNLSSSLTFDDISKV; this is translated from the exons ATGGATACTAATATGAGAGGGGCAAAGGGCCCTACTCCCACTGTAAGAATTTTAGAACAACCAGCTTCAAAAGCACTTCGTTTTAGATATGAATGTGAAGGTCGTTCAGCTGGAAGCATCCCAGGTGTTAATAGTACTCCTGAAAACAAGACTTATCCAACCattaag ATTGATAATTATCAAGGCCGTGCAATGGTACTAGTCTCATGTGTAACAAAGGACCGTCCTTATAGACCTCATCCCCACAACCTTGTAGGTAAAGAGGGATGTAAAAGAGGTGTCTGTACAGTAGAAGTCAACACTGAAACTATGACAGCAACATTTGCCAATCTTGGTATACAATGTATTAAGAAGAAGGATATTGAAGAAGCTTTACGACTCAGAGAAGAATTAAGGATTGATCCTTTTAAAA CTGGTTTTGCTCACAAAAATCAGACTAGTACCATTGACCTTAATGCTGTTAGGTTATGTTTTCAAGTATTTCTCGAAGGACCTAAaccaaatgaatttaaaagaccAATACCCTCACCAGTTGTATCTGAGCCAATATATGATAAaa aGGCTATGTCAGATCTTGTTATAGTCAAACTGAGCCATTGTTCTGCAACAGTTGCAGGTGGACAAGAAGTAATTCTTCTTTGTGAAAAAGTTGCCAAAG agGATATTGCTGTTCGTCTCTTCGAAGAGCAAGATGGTAATATTGTTTGGGAAGGGCTGTGTGATTTTACTCCTGCACAAGTTCATAAGCAAGTTGCCATTTTTTTCCGTACACCACGTTACAAGACAATTGAT GTCAATGGAACAGTACAAGTATCGATACAACTGCTCAGACCATCTGACAAAGCCACCAGTGAGGCTCTGCCGTTCCTTTTAACGCCAATTGATGCAG AGATcaaaaggaagagaaaaaaaggatcatATTCCTCAAACAATCAAGATATGCCAGTAAAGAGCCCCATAAACACACAGGACATGTTTAAGCATTTAGAAGAAACTAATCATTATTTAA GTATGCAGCCAGGTTCTACAACAATGGATAATGCTCAGCAAATTAAACTTGAACCAAatg ttTTTGTTAATGTATCGCCCATCTATAattcaccatcaccatcaccagGTGATTATGGGGCAACCACATCTGGTTACAACCCTCCTATTTATTCACAACCACCAGGATCAGTACATCCAGTGTACAGTCCTACTATGCATgaaaatatgtatgtatctcaaCCATCATACAGCCCAAACTCACCTATACAAcag GTTGATGTTCAGATGAATACTCCTGGAATTAATCAGTTATTAGACTCGCATCAGCTGTCAAGAATGTCGCCCCAAGATATTAAGCCAATTAATGATTTAAGTTCTGCACAAGTTCAGATCAGTAGATCACCACAAAGTATTTTACTACCAATGAATGACTTAAGTGGATCTGCAGTACAATTAAACCAAATGTCACCTCAACCGCAGACTCATAATGTAATGCAGAATCAACAGCAGCAACAACAATCACATGTTCAACAACAAGCGAGTGATGAATTAAATACACCAACTGTTAGTGCTACCGGGATAGAGGAACACAGTATACCAGGTGGTAATAACTATAGTGATGATTCACACCCACATATGTCTGATTTTAATTCTGACCTTGCTATTATTTTAGCTGATATGGACACGGGAGCTCTTTCTCAGAATTTATCATCCAGTTTAACATTTGATGATATTAGTAAagtgtaa
- the LOC142325996 gene encoding uncharacterized protein LOC142325996 isoform X1 — protein sequence MDTNMRGAKGPTPTVRILEQPASKALRFRYECEGRSAGSIPGVNSTPENKTYPTIKIDNYQGRAMVLVSCVTKDRPYRPHPHNLVGKEGCKRGVCTVEVNTETMTATFANLGIQCIKKKDIEEALRLREELRIDPFKTGFAHKNQTSTIDLNAVRLCFQVFLEGPKPNEFKRPIPSPVVSEPIYDKKAMSDLVIVKLSHCSATVAGGQEVILLCEKVAKEDIAVRLFEEQDGNIVWEGLCDFTPAQVHKQVAIFFRTPRYKTIDVNGTVQVSIQLLRPSDKATSEALPFLLTPIDAGRPAFWSLRRGKKADYRAFASILQTDIKPLTRSEKMKPAVITLESVGEESPTTEDANNNHQGLEEAKIPDDWPKIDDAYTVLKKNKESLQLQPANDKDILELPDDIKKIEEGKLDEMMGITEQMEEDFNDLLNQVNDLDSICASDINIENDCGIYTSLQMAMKNPCDFMEFQGQVSGYEDVIPPRPTTSKPLIPAHENIPINSDLETINQLTKDEVLPPLPPKRAKKSPAPSKTLPPVPEGKSKFNLFSKLFSSNKRNKNKSHEGSISSMGSRKSLLIDDSKPIENFDDDDDDNGNKIVMTEAEHYALYTSLAPHATASEFDEMSFYYSPVEGHTNSTDVHVK from the exons ATGGATACTAATATGAGAGGGGCAAAGGGCCCTACTCCCACTGTAAGAATTTTAGAACAACCAGCTTCAAAAGCACTTCGTTTTAGATATGAATGTGAAGGTCGTTCAGCTGGAAGCATCCCAGGTGTTAATAGTACTCCTGAAAACAAGACTTATCCAACCattaag ATTGATAATTATCAAGGCCGTGCAATGGTACTAGTCTCATGTGTAACAAAGGACCGTCCTTATAGACCTCATCCCCACAACCTTGTAGGTAAAGAGGGATGTAAAAGAGGTGTCTGTACAGTAGAAGTCAACACTGAAACTATGACAGCAACATTTGCCAATCTTGGTATACAATGTATTAAGAAGAAGGATATTGAAGAAGCTTTACGACTCAGAGAAGAATTAAGGATTGATCCTTTTAAAA CTGGTTTTGCTCACAAAAATCAGACTAGTACCATTGACCTTAATGCTGTTAGGTTATGTTTTCAAGTATTTCTCGAAGGACCTAAaccaaatgaatttaaaagaccAATACCCTCACCAGTTGTATCTGAGCCAATATATGATAAaa aGGCTATGTCAGATCTTGTTATAGTCAAACTGAGCCATTGTTCTGCAACAGTTGCAGGTGGACAAGAAGTAATTCTTCTTTGTGAAAAAGTTGCCAAAG agGATATTGCTGTTCGTCTCTTCGAAGAGCAAGATGGTAATATTGTTTGGGAAGGGCTGTGTGATTTTACTCCTGCACAAGTTCATAAGCAAGTTGCCATTTTTTTCCGTACACCACGTTACAAGACAATTGAT GTCAATGGAACAGTACAAGTATCGATACAACTGCTCAGACCATCTGACAAAGCCACCAGTGAGGCTCTGCCGTTCCTTTTAACGCCAATTGATGCAGGTAGGCCGGCATTCTGGTCATTAAGAAGAGGGAAAAAAGCTGACTATAGGGCATTTGCAAGTATTTTACAAACAGATATTAAACCTTTGACCAGAAGTGAAAAAATGAAGCCAGCAGTTATAACTTTAGAATCTGTTGGTGAAGAATCTCCAACAACTGAAGATGCGAATAATAATCACCAGGGGCTAGAAGAAGCCAAAATCCCTGATGATTGGCCCAAAATAGATGATGCTTATAcagttttgaaaaagaataaagagTCTTTGCAGTTGCAACCTGCTAATGATAAAGATATTCTTGAATTACCAgatgatattaagaaaattgagGAAGGAAAACTTGATGAAATGATGGGAATAACAGAACAAATGGAGGaagattttaatgatttgttGAATCAAGTAAATGATTTAGATTCGATTTGTGCAAGTGATATCAATATTGAAAATGATTGTGGTATATACACCAGTTTACAAATGGCTATGAAAAATCCTTGTGATTTCATGGAATTTCAAGGTCAAGTGAGTGGTTATGAGGATGTCATACCACCAAGACCAACTACATCTAAACCATTAATACCTGCTCATGAAAATATCCCTATAAATTCTGATCTTGAAACTATTAATCAGTTGACTAAAGATGAAGTGCTTCCTCCTTTACCACCAAAACGAGCTAAGAAAAGTCCAGCTCCCTCTAAAACACTTCCTCCAGTACCAGAagggaaatcaaaatttaatcttttctcaaaattgttttcttctaataaacgtaacaaaaataaatctcatGAAGGTAGCATTTCTTCTATGGGTAGTAGGAAGTCTTTACTCATTGATGATTCAAAAccaattgaaaattttgatgatgatgatgatgataatggtaataaaattgttatgacAGAAGCAGAACATTATGCTTTATACACGTCATTAGCCCCTCATGCAACTGCATCTGAATTTGATGAGATGTCATTTTATTACAGTCCAGTTGAAGGGCACACTAATAGTACAGATGTGCatgttaaataa